The DNA window CTCCAGGGCATTCTCTGGGCTGGGGTCCAAGTCCCTCGGCTTGTCTGCAGTCCTTGGGCTCAGGAAAGTGGGCATGAGGCTGCTACATACTGAGGAGTGCtccagtcctttaaaaaaaagaaaaaagtactgGAACATGCTTCCAATTCCACCGCTAAGTGATACTGGCAGTACCCAAATGCCATTGCAGCTCTTCAAGAAGGTGCTAGAATGGCGTTCCGGAGTGTTCCGGCACAATTCAAGCCCCGGTGCTGAGTGACCTCTCTCGCTGGAGCCCCGTTACCTAGCTTCTGTAACCTTGCTCTTTCCTGCCCAGTGCTTTCTCTTCCTGTAGGACTCCTATTTGTTCTGCTCCTGGTACAGTTTTCCAATGCTcctaccttccctccccctccctcctagagtCAGCTAAACTGGTTTCCTAAGGGTGCCGCTCACTCATTATCCCAGATGTTTACACCTGAATAGGGTCGTTAAGTCCTAAGCACCTTCTTAATGCATCTGTTGGGTGCATATGTGCTCCAGGGCCTGTCAGCAGTACTGGCTCCACTGGTAGAGAGACATTCACAATACAGCAGGTTTGCATAATCAGCTTCACAATATCaagcagaattcataaattgtacagatCTAGCCCTAATCCAGCACAGGAGGATCCTATGGGACATAGATGATGCTCAAAGGATAGCTCTTCTATGGCCAAAGAGGAATGAGAAGCAAGCATAGCCATATAAAAAGGTACACTAAGTACTAAAGACCAATAGGGAGTGATACTTAGAAAACACAGGAAAGCAGCAAGACGTAGGGCCAATAAGCCCCGAAGTCTGCTTTCAGTTACCCCCAGGCCTCCCCAGTCTCATGTTGGGGAATATGGAAGAATAACTAGTTCAGTGTTACAGCCCACAATGTAGATCCCCCCTGACGTGGCCAAAGAGGGCCATGCTTCCGGAGAACCTCGTTCGCTGTGTCACCAGGGGCTCAGGGACGCAAGCGGGGGCCAGGCACCTCCCACAAACTGCAGTCTTGCCTCAGCGTGCCCAATAAagagctctccccctccctgcccctcttggACCGcttcccaaatccccgccccgattccgccccctccttgcccctattggaccccttcccaaatccccgccccctccctgcccctattggaccccttcccaaatccccgccccctccctgcccctaatgGACccatccccaaatccccgccctggccccacctcttccccagcatgCCCCATTCCTACCCCTCTGTTCTCCCCTCTGTAGCATGgactgtttgtacaatgcctgacGGGGGCCAGGCCCCTAAGCCTCCCAGAGCAAAGTGCAGACAATCCCCGCCCCAAAGATGACATCACAGAGACACACAAGCACGGGTGGCGTGTGAACCTCCACTTCAGGGACGCGAGAGCCCCGGgcccaccccttccgcccgaggccctgctccacccagcatCTTCCACCCCCCTCACCCGCCGGAGCCGAGGCCTGAGAAagtcagactcaggactcacaatttgtcagaccactctgttttattagcacagcgctctgctaatacattcagataatgtgagcccccatgcaagagccaaacagtcttatttatacagataaaagggcgcgaactaaacaaagggacaaagagcaaaattgtaaaatttacctggggcacaatatgcatatcctgcttccttactAACTCGTAtccatctaaggctaatgcttcaccaattgcccttaagtggagcAATTGTTCTatcttaatgtctgctttcctgacacctggatcgcagcatttctcatttctacttaaggtacatacagcattctttaattcattctatttctttaatagaattcGTTTCACTTTCACaggccccacctcccagcacgGACAGAGGAGCCCTGGCTGAACCATCCCAGCTGCCCCGGCCACCAGCTGGCCCTGGCCACCCTGCGCCAGCTGCCCCAAGCCCCAGGCCACTGATCCGAGCTGAGCCCCCCACCAGcttatacccgccacccatgcacAGAAATCTACCAGACAGACCCACATGGCTCCTGCTTTGTCAGGACGAGGACACTGCTCAAAGACACCTAGAAACCTGGCAGGACCCATCAGTTTGAAAGACCCCTttgattttcccaacagatgcaGGAATTGGCAAGGAGCAGAACCCCCCCACCTGCAACACCCAAGCAGAAACCTTTCTGCTGCTAGAAATACACCAGTCCGATGCACATGGCGTACGTCAGCAGCAGATGCCAACACCTGAAGATATTCAATCAGTTCAGAGAGAACTAGGAGTTTTATGGATCTGTCAACATTTCTTCCACGCCTCGGATATGTATGTGAGCCCGAGACGACTACGGGACAAAGCTGCAGGCTGGACATGGGCGCTTTAGCATGATGCAGCCTGCAACATATCAAGGAGCAGGTGACCAACTATCCCGCCCTGAAATACTAGGATGTGAACGGAGAGACAGCCTGGCAGTGGAATGGGGCTCGGGGTCTAACTCCTACAACAGGGAGAGACGGCAGCTTTCACACCAAGGTTGCTGTCACCAACAGAACAAGGAAACGCCCAGTGGAAAAGGAATGTTGTGCAGTAATATTCACAGGTGATCAGGAAACCGTTTGAGTAATGTCAGGTGGGGGTTGCCAGTCCTGGAGCAGAGGTCCCAGCCACGCGCCTCTGCGCAAACACCAACTCCCCTCCTAGGGGGTCAGACTTAACCCCTGGAACAACCATCACACATAACAGCACAACACTGTTCTGTGACCCAGGCAAAGCCCGGAGCAGACCCAGGCCAGGATCCCCAGTAGGGACACGCCTGGCTCGACACACACAGACTCTCTGCCCCGTGCCcatgcaaccccctccccctggggtcAGCCCAGCCGGCctgtgctctgggtggtgggTCGGTTACTGGTCTCAGCTCCCGTCTGCTAAAGGCTGAGAGTTTACACAAATCCCCTTTTGCCAGCAGCCGGCtctcctgccagcagctcccgccctgccccagctcagggctcctgtcctgcagcttctctgttttctttccaaatttcccaGGCTGCCCCACACCATTCgttcaaccccccacccccagggtcagAGTTAATGCTGTGTGTTTGAGTGGCACTCCCCCAGCCAATCAGGTTTTTTCAGTGTAGCCTGGGGGGCGGGAGCTCTCTCCCAGCTTCACACCAGAAAGTGACTATACACCAGCTGGTGGCCCCCAAGGGCCTGCCCTACATGCGGCTGATACCGCGATGCCACAGCTCTTAGCCATCAGCTACGAGAAAGGGGCTGGGATGTGCATCACCGACTTCTTACCCAGAGCATTTACTCTGGCACTTTCCGCTCAGAACCACgtccattccctgcagcctggctgcgggggtgggggggaaggaggagaacagctgcactgcacagctggaaaggcgccccctggtggatGCCCAGGGCAAGGCCCCTCCAGCTAGAAGACCTGCCCTTCACCAGAGGCAGCTGGGTTGggatcccccccacagctctgccccaggggccTTGGCGGGTCTCTGACTTACAACAGGGCTGGATGGGAACTGCAAGGAGAGAATCTCCCCAGAGGAAAGCATTCACTATTAACGTCCCAGAGactggggagaccttggtgcctCTGTCGATGATGGGGCCATCCATGGGCCagagtgcccagggctggggagctcagggaCAGGGGGGCAGGTGTATCGGGGTGTGAGGAGCCACTGGTGGACATCACACTTCTGACCAGGGGTTCAGGTCCCTTGGGACTGGAATTGGAGGTGGGGTTGGGTGCAGGTGGCAGTTACACGGCATTGGCTGGGGTTGGCATGAGTTAAGCCTTGAGAGGCTTTTGTTGATTTGGTGTCTCTTGAGGGGACGGCTAGATCCTGGTGGGGGCCTCAAAGACTTCCAGGGGGAGGAAGAAACGCAGCCAGGAGCCACCATTAGACACTCCTGACCGGGGTACGCTTGCCcccatctcttcctccccacatggagcctgcagctctatttgtgggggcagggtggggtgaatGGCAGCACAGCAAGGAGGCCTGCCTGGAGCACGTGGAGTGGTGGTTTGGGGGATTAAAACGGGCTGGTGAAGGCATCTCAAAGgagctctgtgctggggccgggctgcctACGGTGTGCTGGGTTCGGAGTCGCTGTCTGTCCATTTctgtttgtctgtttagactggcaGCTCATTGGGACAGGGACCGTCTCTCACTCTGGTGTGGGCAGCGCCCAGCAATGGCCCTGGTCCTGACTGGGCCTCTTGGCGCTACCGTAACCCAAATCAACACTAATATGAATGGTCCTGCTCTTCAGTCTGTGCCAGCACAAAGCCAGAGGCTGATATGGCACCACCCTCCCTGATCGGACCCCGGATGGGCCCACCCTGGCCGTGTGCAGCATAGACCCAGCTGAGTGGTTTGGCTGGGACCTCATTAACTCGGCCCTCCCTGGACGGGACTCGAGGAGGGTCGGCTGGACCCGAGAGCAGCTCGCACGGAACTGAGCATTGCCAGCTGGGATGACAATGACCTCACCCAGCTCAGAACGTCTGAGCCatttggatccaaacagtctgatgccgttgggatccaaacagtctgatgccgttggGACCAGAACATTCCAGGACTATTTAGACCACAACAGTCTGGTGCCCCTTGGATCAAACCCTTGGCTCAGGTCAATCGTGatcctgtctctgctgcctgcACTGTGAGATCTGGAGATTTAGCTGGAGAATTGGACCAGAACcgccatcccttccccagcagagACCCGGACCTCTTGGCTGGTGGTGGACAGAGAATCCAGGAGGTTTCGAGGACTGTGACAGGCACCAGCCTTGGCCCAAGTCCCCAGAGCCAGAACCATGCTGCACAGCCAGGGGCTTCCTGCTGATGCCCCAGAGACGAATCCTGGAGCTGCCCAGGAGGGGTCAGGTGAGCAGGACGTTTCCTGGGCCCACAGGACACTCGGGGGAGAGGCTGGCAGGGGTCCTAGGTCAAGGATGAACTCTAATTCTAACTCTGCCTGCCTCAGGGAGGTCTcggagggggagagaaacagagacCCCACCAGGGCACAGTGGGGGAAACAGACTCCAAGTGGGGAGAGACAGAGCCCTCTAAATGGTTAAATGGAAAAGCGGAAGGGGgagacacagacaccccccctCAAAGGTGAAGGAGACACCAGGAAGAGGAGATATCTGGGGGCACGAAATGGCTCTTCCATGTGGAGACGCCAGTGCAGAGTCCTGGGCCCGTGGGGTAACGAGCCTAAGCCAGGGGCCTTGGAGATGGGCACAGCCAGGTCTCAGGCTGCTCCTGGTAACCATGCCAGGGTCATAgatgtcagggctggggcagaccaACGGGGCAGAGCGTCCATCCCCCCCAGGGCCAGGACAGCATCGGCACCAACAGGACGTTTCCAGTATGCCAAGTGAGGGGGCTCTGGCCCTTCCCTGGGCGCAGCGTGTCAGATCCCTGACTGGTCGCTCCCCTGATATTCGTACTTAGGgagtccccttccccaccccctccccctgcccacggGGGGCCCCTTTGGGCCTGGGACACAGGgccgggagctggagggggatGCGCCGCAGGGGGCGATGGCCGCAGGAGTTGGGCTTTCATTCTGCTTTCAGAGTCGCAGAGATCAGGGGAGTCGCCCCCTCGTCAGGGGGTCTCTGCCGGGAGCCCAGTTCCTGGGAACACAGCGGAGCAGGGGGTCCATGCCTCTGCAGTCCTCAGGGACCCAAGCCAGCAGGACTCCACGGCCACAGCCGTCACCAGCCACTCCTCCACCCGCGGCGTGCAGCCTGCGGCCTCCAACCGCCTGTGTGCACAGCCCCCAGGGGATCCACCCGGCGCGGGCGTGAAGAGAAAGCGCTCGGCCCGTGTCAGAGAGGCCGAGGGGGAGGTAGAAGAAAAGTCCCTTTTCTATATGAAGGTCAGGGCTGTGAACGGCGTCTCGGTGGCCTGGGAGACCGGGGCTGGCTTTGGAACC is part of the Emys orbicularis isolate rEmyOrb1 chromosome 17, rEmyOrb1.hap1, whole genome shotgun sequence genome and encodes:
- the LOC135891033 gene encoding protein FAM170B-like, which encodes MLHSQGLPADAPETNPGAAQEGSESQRSGESPPRQGVSAGSPVPGNTAEQGVHASAVLRDPSQQDSTATAVTSHSSTRGVQPAASNRLCAQPPGDPPGAGVKRKRSARVREAEGEVEEKSLFYMKVRAVNGVSVAWETGAGFGTIRKRPRIFKANYSGGESFAGSDLSSSHTRSELGDVDPEAESGVGGPAEEAPQQPMGAPPEWLLTPEQGLRCLACCRVFPSLEALTQHVKQGLREGFSCRVYYRVLGQLRAGEPPRKRRRRGGRECSKCGGEIRRPRKAAR